In a single window of the Sulfurimonas sp. hsl 1-7 genome:
- the truC gene encoding tRNA pseudouridine(65) synthase TruC, whose product MFADYTLEILYQDEYLVAINKPSGLLVHKSMIDRHEIYYAMKMLRDQIGQWVYPIHRLDKPTSGVLLFALDKESARLLNEQFRERSPQKTYIAVVRGYLEDGVIDYPLKEKLDKIADKDAKEDKEAQDALTHYKVLDQIELQATVGKYDTVRYSLVELSPKTGRKHQLRRHMKHISHHILGDTKYGRGEHNKFIRKEYNVHRLLLHCTRLEFLHPYNNRELVIDAEFDTTFQELFKKFNWSI is encoded by the coding sequence TTGTTTGCAGATTATACTTTAGAGATTTTATATCAAGACGAGTATCTAGTCGCGATCAATAAACCAAGCGGACTTTTGGTACACAAGTCTATGATCGACAGACATGAGATCTATTATGCGATGAAGATGTTGCGTGATCAGATAGGGCAGTGGGTATATCCTATCCACCGTTTAGATAAACCTACAAGCGGGGTGTTGCTCTTCGCCTTAGACAAAGAGAGTGCCCGCCTTTTAAATGAACAGTTCCGAGAACGTTCTCCCCAAAAAACTTACATAGCAGTGGTGCGTGGTTACTTAGAAGACGGCGTTATCGATTACCCGCTTAAAGAGAAGCTTGATAAGATTGCCGACAAGGATGCCAAAGAGGATAAAGAGGCACAAGATGCGCTTACCCACTATAAAGTTCTTGATCAGATAGAGCTGCAAGCAACTGTAGGGAAATACGATACTGTTCGCTATTCCTTAGTGGAGCTGAGTCCAAAAACGGGACGCAAACATCAACTGCGTCGCCATATGAAACATATCTCCCATCATATTTTAGGAGATACAAAATATGGTCGGGGCGAACATAACAAGTTTATCCGTAAGGAGTACAATGTGCATAGATTATTATTGCATTGTACACGTTTAGAATTTCTGCATCCCTATAATAATAGAGAATTAGTTATCGATGCAGAGTTCGATACGACATTTCAAGAATTATTTAAAAAATTTAATTGGAGTATATGA
- the pepN gene encoding aminopeptidase N translates to MSSEVQEIFLKDYKQPSFAIESVNLTFELFEEETNVTNIMKFKKLDGSSELVLDAQELELKEVVLEGEILGSDRYTHDEETLTISNVPQEFTLEIRNRIYPQKNTELEGLYKSGDIFCTQCEPEGFRRITPYLDRPDVMSVFTTTVIAEKEKYPILLANGNKIHCHESFDTRHGVTWHDPHPKPSYLFALVAGDLDYITDKFVTAGGNDVELNIYVDKGNSDKADHAMKSLVNAMKWDEEKYGREYDLDIYNIVAVDSFNMGAMENKGLNIFNSAYVLADADTATDANFMGIESVIAHEYFHNWTGNRITCRNWFQLTLKEGLTVFRDQCFSADMNSREVQRIEDVKALRERQFVEDASPTAHPIQPKSYISMNNFYTATVYEKGAEVIRMLHTMLGEENYRKATDLYFESFDGQAVTTDDFLWAMKEYGEFDLEHFKLWYDQSGTPSLEVKENFEDGKYILTLTQKVPNKVDGSLQKAMYFPLKIALLDQNGTVVEEKMLIVSKESESFSFEGFTQKPIISINRDFSAPVIIEHQNVDFAFLMKHDTNSFTKYEAAQEFAITTLFKLIEDIESDISEYLEAFGALLELDMDLSYKALLLELPSISTLMQKQKVVDFEPLYKAKDKLSYEVAKKYEAKLLKLYFQNHEPLNSELDSQSIGKRALKNRVLSLLSALESKEIATVAKEQYEHSLTMTDRITALDVLESIDARLSEIAFNNFYNRYKNNTLVMNKYFALLAASPREGVLDRVMALQNDEVYDEKVPNLVRSLIGVFARNYKYFHAKDGYGYKFLSDKIIEIDKINPQMGSALAGAFKIYPKMIESNKKLMKNALECIISTQDISKNTFEIVSKILK, encoded by the coding sequence ATGAGTAGTGAAGTACAAGAGATATTTTTAAAAGATTATAAACAACCGAGTTTTGCTATTGAAAGCGTAAATCTTACATTTGAGCTTTTTGAAGAGGAAACAAATGTAACAAATATTATGAAGTTTAAAAAGCTAGACGGGAGTTCAGAGCTTGTTTTAGATGCACAGGAATTGGAGCTAAAAGAGGTTGTTCTTGAGGGTGAGATACTTGGAAGTGACCGTTATACACATGATGAAGAAACGCTTACTATTTCAAATGTACCACAGGAGTTTACTCTAGAGATCAGAAATAGAATCTATCCGCAAAAAAATACTGAACTAGAGGGGCTTTACAAATCTGGAGATATTTTTTGTACACAGTGTGAACCTGAAGGGTTCCGAAGAATCACACCATACCTTGATCGTCCTGATGTAATGAGTGTTTTTACTACAACTGTGATTGCAGAGAAAGAGAAGTATCCTATTCTTTTAGCAAACGGAAACAAGATCCATTGTCATGAGAGTTTCGATACACGTCATGGTGTAACATGGCACGATCCACACCCAAAACCTTCATACCTTTTTGCACTTGTAGCCGGAGACCTTGATTATATAACAGATAAGTTTGTAACTGCCGGCGGGAATGATGTTGAGTTAAATATCTATGTAGATAAAGGTAATAGCGATAAAGCGGACCACGCTATGAAAAGTTTGGTAAACGCTATGAAGTGGGATGAGGAAAAGTATGGTCGTGAGTACGATCTAGACATCTATAATATTGTTGCAGTTGACAGCTTTAACATGGGAGCTATGGAGAACAAAGGGTTAAACATATTTAACTCGGCATACGTACTTGCAGATGCAGATACTGCGACTGATGCAAACTTTATGGGGATCGAGTCTGTGATCGCACACGAGTATTTTCATAACTGGACGGGAAATAGAATTACGTGTAGAAACTGGTTCCAACTTACACTAAAAGAGGGACTGACGGTATTTCGCGATCAGTGTTTCTCTGCAGATATGAACTCTCGCGAAGTACAGCGCATAGAGGATGTTAAAGCTTTAAGAGAGCGTCAGTTTGTAGAAGATGCATCTCCTACGGCGCATCCGATTCAGCCAAAGTCATATATCTCTATGAATAATTTCTATACTGCAACGGTCTATGAAAAGGGTGCTGAAGTTATCCGCATGTTACATACTATGCTTGGTGAAGAAAATTACAGAAAAGCGACTGATCTGTATTTTGAGAGTTTTGACGGTCAAGCGGTAACAACGGATGATTTTTTATGGGCTATGAAAGAGTATGGAGAGTTTGATCTGGAACATTTCAAACTTTGGTACGATCAAAGCGGGACACCGAGTTTAGAGGTGAAAGAAAATTTCGAAGATGGAAAATATATCTTAACACTGACACAAAAAGTTCCAAACAAGGTAGACGGCTCACTCCAAAAGGCTATGTACTTCCCACTAAAAATTGCTCTGTTGGACCAAAACGGTACGGTAGTTGAAGAAAAGATGCTTATTGTTTCAAAAGAGAGTGAATCTTTTAGTTTTGAAGGTTTTACACAAAAGCCAATCATCTCAATCAACAGAGACTTTTCGGCACCGGTTATTATTGAACATCAAAATGTTGATTTCGCATTTTTAATGAAGCACGATACTAATAGTTTTACAAAATATGAAGCTGCGCAAGAGTTTGCCATTACAACACTATTTAAACTTATAGAGGATATTGAAAGTGATATTAGTGAATATTTAGAGGCATTTGGAGCACTGCTTGAACTAGATATGGATCTTTCATATAAAGCGCTTTTACTTGAACTCCCTTCAATCTCTACATTGATGCAAAAACAAAAAGTGGTTGATTTTGAACCTTTATATAAAGCAAAAGATAAACTTTCTTATGAAGTTGCTAAAAAATATGAAGCAAAACTGTTAAAACTTTATTTCCAAAATCATGAACCGCTCAATAGTGAACTAGATAGTCAAAGCATTGGTAAGCGTGCATTGAAAAACAGAGTACTTTCTCTTTTAAGCGCTTTAGAATCAAAAGAGATAGCAACTGTTGCAAAAGAACAATATGAACATTCGTTAACTATGACAGACAGAATTACCGCTTTAGATGTTTTAGAGTCAATTGATGCCCGGTTGAGTGAAATAGCTTTTAATAACTTCTATAATAGATACAAAAATAACACTTTAGTGATGAATAAATATTTTGCACTCTTAGCAGCATCACCAAGAGAGGGTGTGCTTGATCGAGTGATGGCATTGCAAAATGATGAGGTGTATGATGAAAAAGTTCCAAATCTTGTACGTTCACTTATAGGTGTTTTTGCAAGAAATTATAAATATTTTCACGCTAAAGACGGATATGGGTATAAATTTTTAAGTGATAAGATTATTGAGATAGATAAAATAAACCCTCAAATGGGCTCAGCCCTTGCAGGAGCATTCAAAATTTACCCGAAAATGATTGAATCTAACAAAAAATTGATGAAGAATGCTTTAGAATGTATCATATCTACACAAGATATTTCAAAAAATACATTTGAAATCGTAAGTAAAATTTTAAAGTAA
- a CDS encoding NAD(P)/FAD-dependent oxidoreductase, whose translation MARLVVLGGGVAGHTAATFAAKWLGSAHEVVVVTPNAKWNWIPSNIWVGVGEMSKEEVTFELAPVYAKAGITYKQAKAVSLNPEGSEATDKPFVTIEYTGQDKVGESENVEYDYIINATGPKLNFGATPGLGEGSEIGEHTVSVCTADHAVHASEEFAKCIEKMKNGERQKFLIGTGHGMCTCQGAAFEYIFNIEHELRKAGVRDMADMKWISNESFLGDFGMGGLHMKVGGYVVSSKLFAESLYAERDVEWLIGAHVSKVEKGKLNYELLDGTFGEEEFDFAMLIPPFAGVGLKAYNKAGEDITDVVFAPNGFMKVDADYTAKPYAEWKASDWPRTYQNPTYPNMFAAGIAFAPPHLISQPMSSPNGTPINPTPPRTGMPAGIIGKAVAHSVCDLITKGEGAHLHEASMAEMGAACVASAGKGWFDGQAAAMTVYPVVPDFEKYPGTGRDTDYTFGEIGLAGHWIKHILHYMFIYKAKLNPGWTMIPE comes from the coding sequence ATGGCAAGATTAGTCGTACTTGGTGGTGGTGTTGCAGGTCATACTGCAGCTACATTCGCCGCAAAATGGTTAGGTTCAGCACACGAAGTTGTGGTTGTGACTCCAAATGCAAAATGGAACTGGATTCCGTCAAACATTTGGGTTGGTGTTGGTGAGATGTCAAAAGAGGAAGTAACTTTTGAATTAGCTCCTGTTTATGCAAAAGCAGGTATCACATATAAGCAAGCTAAAGCAGTTTCATTAAATCCGGAAGGAAGTGAAGCAACTGATAAGCCTTTTGTAACTATTGAATATACTGGACAAGACAAGGTTGGGGAGTCTGAAAACGTAGAGTATGATTACATCATTAATGCTACTGGTCCAAAACTAAATTTTGGTGCAACTCCTGGTCTAGGTGAAGGAAGTGAGATCGGTGAGCATACAGTATCTGTATGTACAGCTGATCACGCAGTTCACGCATCTGAAGAGTTTGCGAAGTGTATCGAAAAGATGAAAAACGGTGAACGCCAAAAATTCTTAATCGGAACAGGCCACGGTATGTGTACATGTCAAGGTGCTGCTTTTGAGTACATCTTCAATATTGAACATGAATTAAGAAAAGCTGGTGTTCGTGACATGGCAGATATGAAATGGATCTCAAACGAGTCGTTCTTAGGTGACTTCGGGATGGGTGGACTTCATATGAAAGTTGGCGGTTATGTAGTAAGCTCTAAACTTTTTGCTGAATCACTTTATGCTGAAAGAGATGTAGAGTGGTTAATCGGTGCACACGTATCAAAAGTTGAGAAGGGAAAACTTAACTATGAGCTTCTTGATGGAACATTCGGTGAAGAAGAGTTTGACTTTGCAATGCTTATTCCACCGTTTGCAGGTGTTGGCTTAAAAGCTTACAATAAAGCGGGTGAAGATATTACTGATGTAGTCTTTGCTCCAAACGGATTTATGAAAGTTGATGCTGACTATACTGCTAAGCCTTATGCTGAGTGGAAAGCTAGTGACTGGCCAAGAACATACCAAAACCCGACATACCCAAATATGTTTGCAGCAGGTATCGCTTTTGCACCACCGCATCTTATCTCTCAGCCGATGAGTTCACCAAACGGAACTCCTATCAATCCTACTCCGCCAAGAACTGGTATGCCTGCTGGTATCATCGGTAAAGCGGTAGCTCACTCTGTATGTGATCTAATCACTAAGGGTGAAGGTGCTCATTTACATGAAGCTTCTATGGCTGAGATGGGTGCTGCATGTGTTGCATCTGCAGGTAAAGGTTGGTTTGACGGACAAGCGGCTGCAATGACTGTTTATCCTGTTGTACCAGATTTTGAAAAATATCCTGGAACTGGACGTGATACAGATTATACATTCGGTGAAATCGGTCTTGCTGGGCACTGGATTAAACATATTCTTCACTATATGTTTATCTACAAAGCGAAGCTAAATCCAGGCTGGACAATGATTCCAGAATAA
- a CDS encoding peptide deformylase, whose translation MVKELIKYPTPLSVEYGINVREFDEKLFSLIDDLKDTINENNLKALSAFQIGNYLNVIVLKNEDGSFLELINPKVIAHSGEVTTVETTSYYDNLSAQVTRYENISVIYQNRAGENQVLKAEGDLAIILQRKIDYTFGSTFINKLSKEEKQRFEGSLEFGSDIGYENYCPTTFFKDKIIRFINIIIALLFFVFVISFLVEDKKMLSDIWQYQLYTSYFIGLMTIVYIVYGRYEGLQYKTCTSCQIGNILGTAFIAMVKLSAVMTLSYIFVK comes from the coding sequence ATGGTAAAAGAGTTAATAAAATATCCAACTCCGCTCAGTGTTGAGTATGGAATAAATGTACGTGAATTTGATGAAAAATTATTTTCCTTAATAGATGATCTCAAAGATACTATAAATGAAAATAATTTAAAAGCATTATCGGCTTTTCAAATAGGGAACTATTTAAATGTTATAGTTTTAAAAAATGAAGATGGTAGTTTTTTAGAACTTATCAATCCTAAAGTGATCGCTCATAGCGGGGAAGTTACTACAGTAGAAACTACATCGTATTATGATAACTTAAGCGCTCAGGTAACGCGTTATGAGAATATTAGCGTTATATACCAAAATAGAGCAGGTGAAAATCAAGTTTTAAAAGCTGAAGGTGATCTGGCAATTATTCTACAGAGAAAAATTGATTATACATTTGGTTCAACATTTATAAATAAGTTGTCAAAAGAGGAAAAACAAAGATTTGAAGGAAGCTTGGAATTTGGTTCTGATATAGGGTATGAGAACTATTGTCCAACAACATTTTTTAAAGATAAAATTATAAGATTTATAAATATTATAATAGCTTTACTTTTTTTCGTTTTTGTAATATCATTCTTGGTAGAAGATAAGAAAATGTTATCTGACATTTGGCAGTATCAACTATATACATCATATTTTATAGGTCTCATGACTATTGTATATATCGTTTACGGTAGATATGAAGGGTTACAATATAAAACGTGTACAAGTTGTCAAATAGGTAATATTTTAGGGACGGCATTTATCGCAATGGTAAAACTATCTGCAGTGATGACACTTTCTTATATCTTCGTAAAATAA
- a CDS encoding ATP-binding protein yields MAENIGSLYECKDIFSKSKQSILQQWVSYDTSAEILQLHKIDKDYFIETYGSGVFDYFMGVISGEVQIGNCPVMQNFLSYLKNREISADELFELCSHFRRSMIDFSYDAKINSKEVFDAISYIFDQNFRGILKYYTDVIFQKLVDARQEALIASQAKEYFLSNMSHEIRTPLNAILGFVNLLLDDDLPKKHRNYLDIILNSGENLLSIINDILDFSKLRSGEFHIEPKVFSLHDEISHTMELFVASAKMKNITITSFIDPKIPLQLEGDILRIKQILSNFLSNAIKFTPSDGHIHIEANCKDQVLKISVEDNGIGISQEDKENIFLAFGQAQFAKESRSDGTGLGLSISCQLAELMGGDVGVESEVDQGSLFWMKIPVEIHTDEHLYFEEVEKLKNFKVAVYAKNYSLNYKHKSFLNYAEVFNMDIAIVNSLDLEYDICIFLHEELTSEDMSKIINSDKKFISIVSQECDIYDNYMHTNTISFPLYCEKLKVAFEELLYPQEYLEHRKKISKHFKGNILVAEDNEANQELIKIILSKYGLEFDIVNNGLDAIELYKINRYDLILMDEQMPKMDGTQAVEKIREFEKENDLEHTPISALTANVLKGAREKGLLHGYDAFLGKPIVLKDLENLFDTFLEPDYTHLSVDQSKSSSDVKILGLDAKALTKELMLSIDELTMLVDLFVTKMQQVLPELQEAIEKKDYYKIAKKAHNIKGSSGNFRIEFLQKTASEMEEMAKKEESFYDYEGNFLKMKEAIEAIKIL; encoded by the coding sequence ATGGCAGAAAATATAGGCTCTTTATATGAGTGTAAAGATATCTTTTCTAAATCAAAACAGAGTATATTGCAGCAATGGGTTAGCTATGATACCTCGGCGGAGATTTTACAACTTCATAAGATAGATAAAGATTACTTTATTGAAACGTATGGAAGTGGCGTTTTTGACTATTTTATGGGTGTAATCTCTGGAGAAGTACAAATAGGCAACTGTCCTGTTATGCAAAACTTTTTGAGCTATTTGAAAAACAGAGAAATTAGTGCCGATGAGCTCTTTGAATTATGTAGTCATTTTAGACGCTCAATGATCGACTTCTCTTACGATGCAAAGATTAACTCTAAAGAGGTTTTTGATGCAATCTCTTACATCTTCGATCAAAATTTCCGCGGTATTCTAAAGTACTATACAGACGTAATTTTTCAAAAACTTGTTGATGCGAGACAAGAAGCTCTTATAGCATCACAAGCAAAAGAGTATTTTTTATCGAATATGTCACATGAGATACGCACACCTTTAAATGCGATTCTCGGTTTTGTAAATCTCCTTTTAGATGACGATCTTCCAAAAAAACATAGAAACTATTTGGATATTATATTGAACAGCGGAGAAAATCTTTTAAGTATTATTAATGATATTTTAGACTTTTCAAAACTCAGAAGCGGAGAGTTCCATATTGAGCCAAAAGTGTTCTCTCTTCATGATGAGATCTCGCATACTATGGAGTTATTTGTAGCAAGTGCAAAGATGAAAAATATTACTATAACTTCATTTATCGATCCTAAAATACCACTTCAATTAGAGGGAGATATTTTAAGAATCAAACAAATACTCTCCAACTTTTTAAGTAATGCTATTAAGTTTACACCTTCAGACGGGCATATTCACATAGAAGCAAATTGTAAAGATCAAGTCTTGAAAATTTCTGTTGAAGATAACGGAATAGGGATCTCTCAAGAGGATAAAGAGAATATCTTTTTAGCTTTTGGACAAGCTCAATTTGCAAAAGAGAGTAGAAGTGACGGAACCGGCTTGGGACTTTCAATATCTTGTCAGTTGGCAGAGTTGATGGGTGGAGATGTTGGAGTAGAGTCGGAAGTAGATCAAGGAAGCCTTTTTTGGATGAAGATCCCGGTAGAGATTCATACAGATGAACATCTATACTTTGAAGAGGTGGAAAAACTTAAAAACTTTAAAGTTGCAGTATATGCAAAAAACTATTCTCTTAACTATAAACACAAGTCATTTCTAAACTATGCAGAAGTGTTCAATATGGATATTGCCATAGTTAACTCTTTAGATTTAGAGTATGACATATGTATATTTTTACATGAAGAGTTAACTTCGGAAGATATGAGCAAAATAATTAACTCCGATAAAAAGTTTATTAGTATAGTTTCTCAAGAGTGTGACATTTACGATAATTATATGCATACAAATACTATCTCTTTCCCTTTGTATTGCGAAAAATTGAAAGTTGCTTTTGAGGAGCTTTTATATCCTCAGGAGTATTTAGAACACAGAAAGAAGATCTCTAAACACTTTAAAGGGAATATTTTAGTAGCTGAGGATAATGAGGCAAATCAGGAACTTATTAAAATCATACTCTCAAAATACGGTTTGGAGTTTGATATTGTCAATAATGGTCTTGATGCTATTGAGTTATATAAAATCAATAGATATGACCTTATTTTAATGGATGAACAGATGCCAAAAATGGATGGCACGCAAGCGGTTGAAAAGATAAGAGAGTTTGAAAAAGAGAACGATTTGGAACATACACCTATCTCTGCATTGACAGCAAATGTTTTAAAAGGTGCTAGAGAAAAAGGGCTGTTACACGGATATGATGCATTTTTAGGAAAACCTATTGTTTTAAAAGACTTAGAAAATCTTTTTGATACATTTTTAGAACCTGACTATACACATCTTTCAGTTGATCAGAGTAAGAGTTCATCCGATGTTAAGATACTCGGTTTAGATGCAAAAGCACTCACAAAAGAGTTAATGTTAAGTATTGATGAATTAACAATGTTAGTCGATCTTTTTGTGACTAAAATGCAACAAGTTTTACCTGAACTACAAGAGGCTATAGAGAAAAAAGATTACTACAAAATAGCTAAAAAAGCACATAATATTAAAGGCTCTAGCGGTAATTTTAGAATAGAGTTTTTACAAAAGACAGCAAGTGAAATGGAAGAGATGGCCAAAAAAGAGGAATCTTTTTATGACTATGAAGGAAATTTCTTGAAAATGAAAGAGGCTATAGAAGCTATAAAAATTTTATAG
- a CDS encoding response regulator transcription factor — translation MNTKDKILVVEDDEITSLNLNISLQKHGYSVVGVCDNIEQAKIKISTHRPSVVIIDISLQESDDGIELAKYIKENYNIPFIYLTSYTDDEIITRAKVTEPYGYIVKPFDPNSLHATIQMALFKFQVENERKHDIDTLKVDKMNLEKMLYAKRSSDEPIVPFGDDYHLDISICETFYHGKKLKLTKKENAFLRLLVAQLGSVVTFEQAVNYVWEDKGATENSVRTLVWRLRNKLETDIIKNASGIGYYIEE, via the coding sequence ATGAATACTAAAGATAAAATACTAGTTGTTGAAGATGATGAAATAACGTCACTTAATCTCAACATATCTTTACAAAAACACGGCTACAGTGTAGTTGGAGTATGTGATAACATTGAACAGGCTAAGATCAAGATATCTACACATCGTCCGAGTGTAGTTATTATCGATATCTCTTTACAAGAGAGTGATGACGGAATTGAACTTGCCAAATATATAAAAGAGAACTATAACATTCCCTTTATCTACCTCACTTCTTACACTGATGATGAGATAATTACAAGAGCAAAAGTGACAGAACCTTACGGATACATTGTAAAACCTTTTGATCCGAATTCACTACATGCTACAATTCAAATGGCTTTGTTCAAATTCCAGGTAGAAAACGAGAGAAAACATGATATCGACACACTAAAAGTTGATAAAATGAATCTCGAAAAAATGCTTTATGCAAAACGCTCTTCTGATGAACCTATTGTCCCTTTTGGAGACGACTATCACCTAGATATTAGTATCTGTGAAACGTTTTATCATGGAAAGAAGTTAAAACTTACAAAAAAAGAGAACGCTTTTTTAAGACTATTGGTAGCACAACTCGGTTCTGTAGTAACGTTTGAACAAGCCGTAAATTATGTTTGGGAAGACAAAGGTGCTACAGAAAACAGTGTCCGTACACTTGTATGGAGACTTAGAAATAAACTTGAAACAGACATTATTAAGAATGCATCCGGAATCGGATATTATATCGAAGAGTAA